In a genomic window of Methanosarcina horonobensis HB-1 = JCM 15518:
- a CDS encoding YbjQ family protein has translation MIIATTDTIAGKEIIHTLGMARGSTIQAKHIGKDIMSGLRSVVGGELTEYSEMLEEAREKAINRMVEDAEKMGADAVINVRFMTSMVMAGAAEILAYGTAVNIRDKE, from the coding sequence ATGATAATCGCAACCACGGATACAATAGCAGGAAAAGAGATTATACACACCCTTGGAATGGCTCGCGGCAGTACCATTCAGGCCAAGCATATTGGTAAGGATATTATGTCAGGTTTGCGCAGCGTCGTAGGGGGAGAACTGACAGAATACTCGGAGATGCTTGAAGAGGCACGGGAGAAAGCAATCAACCGCATGGTTGAGGATGCAGAAAAAATGGGAGCTGATGCCGTGATAAATGTCAGGTTCATGACTTCCATGGTAATGGCAGGGGCAGCCGAGATACTTGCATACGGAACAGCTGTTAATATAAGGGACAAGGAATAA